From Haliotis asinina isolate JCU_RB_2024 chromosome 8, JCU_Hal_asi_v2, whole genome shotgun sequence, a single genomic window includes:
- the LOC137294951 gene encoding lysosomal proton-coupled steroid conjugate and bile acid symporter SLC46A3-like — protein MKGDDENHRGRDKETSPLLTRPGGNALKEKGLNIRNLVIGNVVVCLYFIATNFHNPTMDQYLYRRMTEEVFGNVTHQESFNQTCYVNKTDKHYLLQEKAQELASRKQMYFTMARGVFVVLNIVLLGAYSDFIGRKVMFVVAMTGCIIRYCTLTAIIYWELDFNYYFIGEIASGITGYDYSFLLASYAYTADNTPPKKTRTIAIAVLETTLNLANAASQMASGFFIQRTGFLYPSFTSVILMLLAAVFVLVCVTETLPRAEVQQKDCIGPCKSIKRVVGFYLFDDTKHTRLLFILALVTYLFFILPSSSVSNTGTLYMLNKPFCWTPETIGYYSMAGTALKQVLGVPFIKVLQYCLSDEIIGISSSCVMVAAYTLRGLAYTDWMMYGVAGLEAFTFAISPTVRAIMSRMSPRDRQGSLFTSLMLVQALCTLLGTPVFNSLYQATVQVMRGSVYLAMAGLQLLSVAVFIVFACRSRGAYHGIYNEEEVTIQESGSLPYSSPGLSSSFERSGPHVQSRGDLISQPIRTSDRYVSSYSYSSVESY, from the exons ATGAAAGGAGACGACGAAAACCACCGTGGTCGTGACAAGGAGACGTCCCCGTTGTTGACCAGGCCAGGGGGTAACGCTCTAAAGGAGAAAGGCCTTAACATTCGGAACCTCGTCATAGGTAACGTTGTGGTATGTCTGTATTTCATAGCGACAAATTTCCATAACCCCACCATGGACCAGTATCTGTACAGAAGAATGACGGAAGAGGTGTTTGGAAATGTAACCCACCAGGAGTCTTTCAATCAGACCTGCTATGTAAACAAGacagataaacattaccttcttcAGGAGAAGGCTCAGGAACTGGCATCAAGAAAACAGATGTATTTCACCATGGCCAGAGGTGTCTTTGTAGTGTTGAATATCGTCCTGCTGGGAGCATATTCTGATTTCATTGGTCGGAAGGTGATGTTTGTTGTTGCCATGACGGGGTGTATAATCAGGTACTGTACACTGACCGCCATCATCTATTGGGAACTCGACTTCAATTATTACTTCATAGGGGAGATAGCATCTGGTATAACCGGATACGACTACTCATTCCTATTGGCTAGTTATGCTTACACCGCTGACAACACTCCTCCCAAGAAGACCAGGACTATAGCAATAGCCGTTCTTGAAACAACTCTGAATCTTGCAAATGCTGCCTCCCAAATGGCAAGTGGATTCTTTATTCAGAGGACCGGGTTCCTCTACCCTTCGTTCACCTCGGTGATACTAATGTTACTGGCCGCCGTGTTTGTTCTTGTATGTGTCACAGAGACCCTGCCCAGAGCAGAAGTGCAACAGAAAGACTGTATTGGTCCCTGCAAAAGCATCAAAAGAGTTGTTGGATTTTATCTTTTTGATGACACCAAACATACCCGGTTGCTGTTTATATTGGCTTTGGTGACCTACCTGTTCTTCATTCTGCCTTCAAGTAGTGTATCTAACACAGGCACGCTGTATATGCTGAACAAGCCATTCTGCTGGACTCCTGAAACTATTGGGTATTATTCAATGGCGGGCACTGCACTAAAGCAGGTGCTTGGCGTGCCATTTATTAAGGTACTCCAGTACTGCCTCAGTGATGAGATTATAGGAATATCCAGCTCATGCGTAATGGTGGCAGCATATACTCTCCGCGGACTGGCGTACACAGACTGGATGATGTATGGGG TTGCAGGACTGGAGGCTTTCACGTTTGCAATTTCCCCAACGGTTCGAGCCATCATGTCCAGAATGTCACCAAGAGACAGACAAG GTTCACTGTTCACGAGTCTGATGCTTGTGCAAGCCCTGTGTACACTGTTGGGAACGCCAGTGTTTAACTCTCTGTACCAGGCCACCGTTCAGGTGATGAGAGGGAGCGTCTATCTCGCCATGGCTGGTCTGCAACTGCTCTCTGTCGCCGTGTTTAT AGTGTTCGCCTGTCGGTCACGCGGGGCTTACCATGGTATCTATAATGAAGAGGAAGTGACGATACAGGAAAGCGGGTCTCTGCCATATTCGTCGCCGGGACTGTCGTCGTCGTTTGAGAGGAGTGGTCCCCACGTACAGTCACGGGGTGATTTGATATCACAGCCAATCAGGACAAGCGATCGTTATGTGTCTTCCTACTCCTATTCTTCTGTAGAGTCCTACTAG